From the genome of Gemmatimonas phototrophica, one region includes:
- a CDS encoding TolC family protein, producing MRHHVLALAIAATAGAAAPSVAVAQTPSAAQGNVLTLTDALALARRNNPTLANSVNARRNAAANVRAANGAFLPSVNSSFGGGYREGRQTFFQGQGFGSTNDQLSTDASASANLNLSLGALNDRRAVKAEQEATESDIASAEVTVRNNVVNQYLAALQAQASANLQDTLLTTTDAQLQLARARLQVGSGTQLDVQRAEVAHGQQRVASLRARNTVQVELVRLFQQIGVAYVPGTILDANLPAPPALELQSVLDMAKRANPNLGALKMREESARRQVSSAKSGYYPSLSLQAGVSAFTNRFTNTGQLIDQAQASTLSSRNACIRSEEVRARLQLANNLAQCEGIAFTPAAEQAIRNSQGKYPFDFTRNPYSVSASLSLPLFNGFRREQQIEQAQVQRRNAENNTRGQELRVTADVTAAHLQLNTAQQAVEIQEQNVRTARTALSLAQERYRVGAISIVDLVQARGDYERAETDRITAIYDVQRAFAALENAVGRPLR from the coding sequence GTGAGACATCACGTGCTCGCGCTTGCGATTGCCGCCACCGCTGGAGCTGCCGCTCCCTCGGTTGCCGTCGCCCAGACGCCGTCGGCCGCTCAGGGGAACGTCCTGACGCTTACCGATGCCCTCGCGTTGGCCCGTCGCAACAACCCGACACTGGCCAACTCCGTGAATGCCCGCCGCAATGCCGCCGCCAATGTGCGTGCGGCCAACGGGGCGTTCCTTCCCTCCGTCAACTCGAGCTTCGGCGGCGGGTATCGTGAAGGCCGTCAGACGTTCTTCCAGGGTCAGGGCTTCGGTTCCACCAATGATCAGCTCTCCACCGATGCCTCGGCGTCGGCCAATCTCAATCTGTCTCTGGGCGCGCTGAACGACCGTCGCGCCGTGAAGGCGGAGCAGGAAGCAACCGAGTCGGATATTGCGTCGGCGGAGGTGACGGTCCGCAACAACGTGGTGAATCAGTACCTCGCGGCGTTGCAGGCGCAGGCCAGTGCCAATCTGCAGGACACACTGCTCACCACGACCGACGCCCAGCTGCAGTTGGCGCGGGCGCGACTGCAGGTGGGCTCGGGGACGCAGCTCGATGTCCAGCGGGCTGAAGTGGCGCACGGTCAGCAGCGCGTGGCCTCGCTCCGCGCCCGGAACACCGTACAGGTGGAGCTGGTGCGCCTCTTTCAGCAGATCGGTGTGGCCTATGTGCCCGGCACGATACTCGATGCCAACCTGCCCGCACCGCCAGCCCTCGAGCTGCAGTCAGTCCTCGACATGGCCAAGCGGGCCAATCCCAACCTCGGCGCACTCAAGATGCGTGAGGAATCGGCCCGTCGTCAGGTCAGCTCTGCCAAGAGTGGCTATTACCCGTCGCTGTCGCTGCAGGCGGGGGTATCGGCCTTCACCAACCGGTTCACCAACACCGGCCAGCTCATTGATCAAGCGCAGGCGAGCACGCTGAGTTCGCGCAATGCGTGCATCCGGTCGGAAGAGGTCCGTGCGCGCCTGCAGTTGGCCAACAACCTCGCGCAGTGCGAAGGCATTGCGTTCACCCCGGCGGCGGAACAGGCCATTCGGAACTCGCAGGGCAAGTATCCCTTCGATTTCACGCGCAATCCCTACAGCGTGTCGGCCAGCCTCTCGCTCCCGTTGTTCAACGGCTTCCGCCGCGAACAGCAGATCGAACAGGCGCAGGTGCAGCGTCGCAACGCCGAGAACAACACGCGTGGCCAGGAGCTGCGAGTGACGGCCGATGTAACCGCCGCGCACCTGCAGCTCAACACGGCGCAGCAGGCCGTGGAGATTCAGGAGCAGAACGTGCGCACGGCGCGCACCGCCCTGTCGCTGGCGCAGGAGCGCTACCGTGTGGGGGCCATCAGTATCGTCGATCTGGTGCAGGCTCGTGGCGATTACGAGCGTGCCGAAACCGACCGCATCACCGCCATCTACGATGTGCAACGGGCCTTTGCGGCGCTCGAAAATGCCGTCGGCCGTCCGCTTCGCTAA